A stretch of Pseudomonas sp. LS.1a DNA encodes these proteins:
- a CDS encoding secretin N-terminal domain-containing protein translates to MNIPPAEIMDMPLRPLLASLLLVASLTAQAATEVVPLQHRSSAELLPAAQAFIGKDGTVSAFENKLIVNASAERIDDLRALLQQLDTAPKRLLISVDNNDSNFQDNRGNARVIHYGTSNRDGGMQQIQASEGQPALIQIGQSIPITSTSTDGYGRIQSNTEYRNVTQGFYVTPSLSGDMVRLQISTNNDRISHERADVVNVQSTDTTVTGKLGEWITLAGHNQQSQADRSTSSLSYSTQRGENMTLRVKVDLLD, encoded by the coding sequence ATGAACATTCCACCTGCGGAGATCATGGACATGCCGCTACGCCCCCTTCTCGCCTCCCTGCTGCTGGTCGCCAGCCTTACCGCCCAGGCCGCCACCGAGGTCGTACCGCTACAACACCGCAGCAGCGCCGAACTGCTGCCCGCCGCCCAGGCGTTCATCGGCAAGGACGGCACGGTCAGCGCCTTCGAGAACAAGCTGATCGTCAACGCCAGTGCCGAGCGCATCGACGACCTGCGCGCCTTGCTGCAACAGCTGGACACCGCGCCCAAGCGCCTGCTGATCAGCGTCGACAACAACGACAGCAACTTCCAGGACAACCGTGGCAACGCGCGTGTCATCCACTACGGCACCAGTAACCGTGACGGCGGCATGCAGCAGATCCAGGCCAGCGAAGGCCAGCCGGCACTGATCCAGATAGGCCAGAGCATCCCGATCACCAGCACCAGCACCGACGGCTACGGGCGCATCCAGAGCAACACCGAATACCGCAACGTGACCCAGGGTTTCTACGTCACCCCAAGCCTGAGTGGCGATATGGTTCGTCTGCAAATAAGCACCAATAATGACCGCATCAGCCATGAACGTGCAGATGTAGTGAATGTGCAAAGCACCGACACGACGGTCACCGGCAAGCTCGGCGAATGGATCACACTGGCCGGGCACAATCAGCAGAGCCAAGCCGATCGCAGCACATCAAGCCTCAGTTACAGCACCCAGCGCGGTGAAAACATGACTTTACGTGTCAAAGTCGACCTTCTCGACTGA